A single window of Rubripirellula lacrimiformis DNA harbors:
- the rpsK gene encoding 30S ribosomal protein S11 translates to MAKTNKKKRVRRNVSSGIAHIHATFNNTTVTITDPKGDTLCWASAGTSGFKGSRKSTPFAGQCAAQQAAEKATKFGMRDVEVKVKGPGSGRESAITSLQAAGLNVKLIEEVTPIPHNGCRPRKKRRV, encoded by the coding sequence GTGGCAAAGACCAACAAAAAGAAACGCGTTCGTCGCAACGTATCGAGCGGTATCGCGCACATTCACGCGACCTTCAACAACACGACCGTGACCATCACCGACCCCAAGGGCGATACGCTTTGTTGGGCAAGTGCGGGCACGAGCGGTTTCAAGGGGAGCCGAAAGAGCACTCCGTTTGCCGGTCAATGTGCTGCTCAGCAAGCTGCTGAAAAGGCCACCAAGTTTGGCATGCGTGACGTCGAAGTGAAGGTGAAAGGTCCGGGCTCGGGTCGCGAAAGTGCGATCACATCGCTGCAGGCCGCCGGTTTGAACGTGAAGTTGATCGAAGAAGTGACGCCGATTCCGCACAACGGATGCCGTCCTCGCAAAAAGCGTCGCGTCTAG
- a CDS encoding DNA-directed RNA polymerase subunit alpha, with the protein MTMHIRWRGMELPSALEVDRDTLTSSYGKFVAEPFERGFGSSVGNSLRRVLLSSLMGSAVTQIKIRGAQHEFTSIPGVVEDVTQIVLNVKSLVVRNHSEATRVITVEANKAGVITGADVQTDADVEVINKDHVIATLTDDVPFMMEMVVENGRGYVPSTEHSSVDHEIGIIPIDAVFSPITRVRYEVEETRVGQKTNYDRLNLEIWSDGSVSPELALVESAKILRKHLNPFVQYRELGPSIFSAARGGAGSPEAQLEAKLNMTLGDLRLSVRANNCLESENIQTVRDLVQRTEDSLLEVRNFGDTTLNETREKLAQYGLHLGMRVPNAPLF; encoded by the coding sequence ATGACAATGCATATCCGTTGGCGTGGCATGGAACTTCCCTCCGCATTGGAAGTTGACCGTGATACCCTGACATCGTCGTACGGCAAGTTTGTTGCAGAACCATTTGAGCGTGGCTTCGGCTCTAGCGTCGGCAATAGCCTGCGTCGAGTGTTGCTTTCCAGCTTGATGGGCAGCGCCGTTACGCAAATCAAGATTCGCGGTGCCCAGCACGAATTCACTTCGATCCCCGGTGTCGTCGAAGACGTTACCCAAATCGTTTTGAACGTGAAAAGCTTGGTTGTTCGCAACCACAGCGAAGCCACGCGAGTGATCACCGTCGAAGCCAACAAGGCGGGCGTGATCACCGGTGCTGACGTGCAAACCGACGCCGACGTCGAAGTCATCAACAAAGATCACGTCATCGCGACCCTGACCGATGACGTTCCGTTCATGATGGAAATGGTCGTCGAGAATGGCCGCGGTTACGTGCCTAGCACCGAACACAGTTCGGTCGATCACGAAATCGGCATCATTCCAATCGATGCGGTTTTCAGCCCGATCACTCGAGTTCGTTACGAAGTCGAAGAAACTCGGGTTGGTCAGAAGACCAACTACGACAGGTTGAACCTGGAAATTTGGTCCGACGGTTCGGTTAGCCCCGAATTGGCATTGGTCGAATCGGCCAAGATCCTTCGCAAGCACCTGAACCCGTTCGTCCAGTATCGCGAACTGGGGCCGAGTATTTTCTCGGCTGCTCGTGGTGGTGCCGGATCGCCCGAAGCCCAGCTGGAAGCGAAGCTGAACATGACCCTTGGCGACCTTCGGTTGTCGGTTCGTGCGAATAATTGCTTGGAAAGCGAAAACATTCAAACGGTTCGGGACCTGGTCCAACGAACCGAAGATAGTCTGCTAGAAGTTCGCAACTTCGGCGACACAACTCTGAACGAGACTCGCGAGAAGCTCGCTCAGTACGGATTACACCTCGGCATGCGAGTTCCGAACGCTCCATTGTTCTAA
- a CDS encoding bL17 family ribosomal protein, which produces MRHRRRGRTLGRSPSHRKALLKNLASALFLTERDATYDDNAPKVAGRITTTLHKAKEVRPLVEKCITIAKKSLPAAEEARKFEPKGERGSDAWKQWRTSDEWSKWAAARAPVVTARRRVVQLIGDKEAAKILFDTIAERFVDRPGGYTRVLRLATPRLGDNGERAILELVGKNDRVKRSAERPSFEDEAPAQEEAVAASSDE; this is translated from the coding sequence ATGCGTCACCGCCGACGAGGCCGCACGCTCGGTCGCAGCCCGAGCCACCGTAAAGCATTGTTGAAGAACCTCGCCAGCGCTCTGTTTTTGACAGAACGCGATGCGACTTACGACGACAACGCACCCAAGGTTGCCGGCCGCATTACGACCACGTTGCACAAGGCCAAAGAGGTTCGTCCTCTGGTGGAAAAATGCATCACGATCGCCAAAAAGTCGCTTCCAGCGGCTGAAGAAGCTCGCAAGTTCGAGCCGAAGGGTGAACGTGGCAGCGACGCTTGGAAACAATGGCGCACCAGCGACGAATGGTCCAAATGGGCCGCTGCTCGTGCTCCTGTCGTGACCGCGCGTCGTCGCGTTGTACAGTTGATCGGTGACAAAGAAGCCGCCAAGATTCTGTTCGACACGATCGCCGAACGTTTCGTGGATCGTCCCGGTGGATACACCCGTGTTCTGCGTTTGGCCACGCCTCGCTTGGGCGATAACGGCGAACGTGCGATCCTGGAATTGGTCGGTAAGAACGATCGAGTCAAGCGATCGGCCGAACGTCCTTCGTTCGAAGACGAAGCACCAGCACAAGAAGAAGCGGTCGCCGCATCTAGCGACGAATAG
- a CDS encoding extracellular solute-binding protein, with the protein MLNRRNAILGTAACLAAVQGCGPSDAPAPISEPLRTDIPLRIAMAATKIQSDAINRSWGSVSDQPLKITTTQTSRDSSAPIADLIAAAENSDVVVVPLNAVAELVANDAIAPMASDDMQELIDDLYPALRGGVVRFGNNAYALPLASTLPALLTTESTAPDSPIATWHDYDQWVGEQANQAAGEPTAPGWAAAMFLWRAAGSAQRWLFNRENFAPTIDEETYIDSLALMAKTVARYPQPRRTPDQVWSDLLDQKIAGGIGFPTRPPGNESEIRVAPLPGGTNPLNQNKPLFDPWLSVIAITTNCRQTDASRTFVQWITGGESSESARRQIAPFAPVRISDAHDLSDPYAQWLTQKLDTPVTLPTIQVMGAAEYYAALDDQVIRCLGGKSTPAESLAETAKSWRALTARIGIDPQLRTWRRIQGIEA; encoded by the coding sequence ATGTTGAACCGCCGAAACGCGATCTTGGGGACTGCCGCTTGCTTGGCCGCAGTCCAAGGATGCGGCCCCTCGGATGCACCGGCACCGATCAGCGAGCCGCTGCGAACCGACATTCCGCTGCGGATCGCGATGGCCGCGACGAAAATCCAATCCGATGCGATCAACCGCAGCTGGGGTTCGGTCAGCGATCAACCGCTGAAGATCACCACGACCCAAACCAGCCGCGATTCCAGCGCCCCGATCGCCGACCTGATCGCCGCCGCCGAAAACAGTGACGTGGTCGTCGTGCCGCTAAACGCAGTCGCCGAATTGGTAGCCAATGACGCGATCGCGCCGATGGCCAGCGACGACATGCAGGAACTGATCGACGACCTGTATCCAGCGCTGCGGGGCGGTGTGGTTCGATTCGGAAACAACGCCTACGCATTGCCGCTGGCGTCCACGTTGCCAGCCCTGTTGACCACCGAATCCACGGCGCCGGATAGCCCGATCGCAACCTGGCACGACTACGATCAATGGGTCGGCGAGCAAGCCAATCAGGCAGCTGGCGAACCAACCGCGCCCGGATGGGCAGCCGCGATGTTCCTGTGGCGTGCAGCCGGTTCGGCCCAGCGATGGCTGTTCAATCGCGAAAACTTCGCACCCACGATCGATGAAGAAACCTACATTGATTCGCTAGCGTTGATGGCAAAAACCGTCGCCCGCTACCCACAGCCACGCCGGACTCCCGACCAGGTTTGGTCCGACTTGCTTGACCAAAAAATCGCCGGCGGAATCGGATTCCCCACTCGTCCACCGGGCAACGAATCCGAGATCCGTGTGGCCCCGTTGCCGGGCGGCACCAATCCGCTGAACCAAAACAAACCGCTGTTCGATCCTTGGCTTTCGGTGATCGCAATCACCACCAATTGTCGCCAAACCGATGCCTCCCGCACCTTTGTGCAGTGGATCACCGGCGGCGAAAGCAGCGAATCGGCGAGGCGTCAAATCGCACCGTTTGCCCCCGTGCGGATCAGCGACGCCCATGACCTTAGCGATCCATACGCCCAGTGGTTGACGCAAAAACTAGACACCCCCGTCACGTTGCCGACGATCCAAGTCATGGGTGCGGCAGAGTACTACGCCGCACTGGACGACCAGGTCATCCGATGCCTCGGCGGAAAGTCGACTCCGGCCGAATCGTTGGCCGAAACCGCCAAATCCTGGCGAGCCTTGACCGCGCGGATTGGCATCGATCCGCAACTTCGCACTTGGCGACGAATCCAAGGCATCGAAGCTTAA
- the xylB gene encoding xylulokinase: protein MNYYLGIDVGTSGTKTLLIDAAGAVIAEADAEYPMHQPKPGWTEQDPEDWWKATVKTVRAVIKKSKVKPDQVKAIGLSGQMHGSVFLDKNDNVIRNALLWNDQRTSAECDEITAAAGGRKGLIKMVANPALTGFQAPKVLWLRNNEKRNFDKLAKVLLPKDDIRRRLTGGYVTEVSDASGTLFLDVVKRKWSTKLIGKLGLDADLLPEVVESDQVTGTLTAEAAKKLGLTTDCKVVGGAGDCAAGAVGNGVVKSGVLSTSIGTSGVMFVHSDQPQYDADGRLHTFCHAVNGKWHMMGVNLTSGGSLQWWVDSVLRGLAGVPDAKRYEAATAEAAAVVAGSDGLLFLPYLNGERTPHADPNARGSFVGMNLTHTRGHMTRSVMEGITFALRDSLEIITSMGVPVRQVRASGGGSKNPMWRQMQADVFGKKVTTLAVEQGPAFGVALLAAVGDGAYKSIEQACAATIKVADETKADRAAVKKYDQLFPIYRDLYGQLKESMGQLAKYQAS, encoded by the coding sequence ATGAACTATTACCTCGGAATCGATGTCGGAACCAGCGGCACCAAAACTCTATTGATTGATGCTGCCGGGGCGGTGATTGCCGAAGCGGATGCCGAGTATCCGATGCACCAACCCAAACCGGGTTGGACGGAACAAGATCCCGAAGATTGGTGGAAAGCGACTGTCAAAACGGTTCGGGCCGTGATCAAAAAGTCCAAGGTCAAACCGGATCAGGTCAAAGCGATCGGGTTGAGCGGTCAGATGCACGGCAGCGTCTTTTTGGACAAGAACGACAACGTGATCCGCAACGCCCTGCTGTGGAATGACCAGCGGACATCGGCCGAATGTGACGAGATCACGGCGGCTGCCGGCGGCCGAAAAGGGTTGATCAAAATGGTCGCCAACCCGGCGCTGACCGGGTTCCAGGCGCCCAAGGTGTTGTGGCTTCGCAACAACGAAAAACGCAACTTCGACAAACTGGCAAAGGTGTTGTTGCCCAAGGACGACATTCGACGGCGACTGACCGGCGGATACGTCACGGAAGTCAGCGATGCTAGTGGGACTTTGTTCTTGGACGTCGTCAAACGAAAATGGTCCACGAAGCTGATCGGCAAGTTGGGGTTGGATGCGGACCTCTTGCCCGAAGTTGTCGAAAGTGACCAGGTCACGGGAACGTTGACGGCGGAAGCGGCCAAGAAGCTAGGGCTGACCACCGATTGTAAAGTTGTCGGTGGTGCCGGGGATTGCGCCGCCGGCGCGGTCGGCAACGGCGTCGTCAAAAGTGGTGTGCTAAGCACGTCGATTGGAACCAGCGGCGTGATGTTCGTGCACAGCGACCAACCGCAATACGACGCAGACGGTCGCCTGCACACGTTCTGTCATGCGGTCAACGGAAAGTGGCACATGATGGGCGTCAACCTGACCAGCGGCGGATCGTTGCAGTGGTGGGTCGATTCGGTGCTGCGTGGATTGGCCGGTGTGCCAGACGCCAAACGCTACGAAGCGGCGACGGCCGAGGCGGCGGCGGTGGTTGCCGGTAGCGATGGCTTGTTGTTTTTGCCCTATCTGAACGGCGAGCGAACGCCGCATGCTGACCCCAATGCACGCGGCAGCTTTGTCGGGATGAACCTAACACACACACGCGGCCACATGACACGCAGCGTGATGGAAGGGATCACGTTCGCACTGCGTGACAGTTTGGAAATCATCACTTCGATGGGCGTGCCTGTGCGTCAGGTGCGTGCGTCCGGTGGCGGTAGCAAGAACCCGATGTGGCGGCAAATGCAGGCCGATGTCTTCGGCAAAAAAGTCACCACCTTGGCCGTCGAACAGGGGCCGGCGTTTGGCGTGGCGCTGCTAGCGGCCGTGGGTGATGGTGCCTACAAATCAATCGAACAAGCCTGTGCGGCAACGATCAAAGTGGCCGACGAAACCAAGGCTGATCGGGCGGCGGTCAAAAAATACGATCAGTTGTTCCCGATCTACCGCGATCTGTACGGCCAGTTGAAAGAATCGATGGGCCAATTGGCAAAGTACCAAGCATCCTGA
- a CDS encoding ThuA domain-containing protein has product MNRLLLPLIAFALAIVPAAWSTADDKLKCLIIDGQNNHAAWPKTTAMMKSFLEDTGRFTVDVARTQFTWKGGDLLKQYPLDDGKNYQDLPEPKTDPNFKPNFADYDVVLSNFGWKAAAWPSETKTALDDYIRGGGGLVIVHAADNSFGDWDAFNEMIGLGGWDGRNEKSGPYVYLDNDGKVVRDESKGSGGAHGPQHPYLIVIREPNHPITKGLPRAWMHAKDELYQQLRGPANNMTILATAYADPKFNGTDRHEPMLMTIDYDKGRVFHTPMGHDDGSVGCVGFITTLVRGAEWAATGDVKPVPTPDDFPTMTEVKVRDF; this is encoded by the coding sequence ATGAATCGATTGCTTCTACCGTTGATCGCTTTTGCTTTGGCGATCGTGCCAGCCGCTTGGTCGACCGCCGATGACAAGCTGAAATGCCTAATCATCGACGGCCAAAATAACCATGCCGCGTGGCCGAAGACGACTGCGATGATGAAGTCTTTTCTGGAGGACACCGGCCGCTTTACTGTCGATGTCGCGCGGACCCAGTTCACGTGGAAAGGCGGCGATCTGTTGAAGCAGTATCCGCTGGACGATGGAAAGAACTATCAGGATCTGCCCGAGCCCAAGACGGATCCGAACTTCAAGCCAAATTTTGCCGACTACGATGTCGTGCTAAGTAACTTTGGTTGGAAGGCGGCCGCGTGGCCAAGTGAAACCAAGACTGCGTTGGACGATTACATTCGCGGCGGCGGCGGACTGGTCATCGTGCATGCGGCTGACAATTCGTTTGGCGACTGGGATGCGTTCAACGAAATGATTGGGCTGGGCGGATGGGATGGCCGGAACGAGAAGTCTGGGCCATACGTGTACCTCGACAACGATGGCAAGGTCGTGCGTGATGAATCCAAAGGCAGCGGCGGCGCGCACGGGCCTCAGCACCCGTACCTGATCGTGATCCGGGAACCCAATCATCCGATCACCAAAGGTTTGCCTCGCGCGTGGATGCATGCCAAGGACGAGTTGTATCAGCAGCTTCGTGGCCCCGCGAACAATATGACGATCCTGGCCACTGCCTATGCTGATCCCAAGTTCAACGGGACCGATCGTCACGAGCCCATGTTGATGACGATCGACTACGACAAAGGACGTGTTTTTCATACTCCGATGGGACACGATGACGGTTCGGTCGGGTGTGTTGGGTTCATCACCACCTTGGTGCGAGGCGCCGAATGGGCAGCCACGGGCGATGTGAAGCCGGTCCCCACACCAGATGATTTCCCGACGATGACCGAAGTGAAAGTTCGTGATTTCTAG